From Rhododendron vialii isolate Sample 1 chromosome 10a, ASM3025357v1, the proteins below share one genomic window:
- the LOC131304750 gene encoding probable glycosyltransferase At5g03795 yields MTAAKSAQPPPPSSSSPINLSLRGSLLALATLTLISFTYLSLNSLHFPLQSSSSTPPPTLLSSKVLEESDLEQLSDVYHSAEVFSLNYAEMERRFKVYIYPDGDPNTFYQTPRKLTGKYASEGYFFQNIRESGFRTEDPDRADLFFIPISCHKMRGKGTSYENMTVIVQNYVESLISKYPYWNRTLGADHFFVTCHDVGVRATEGLPLLVKNSIRVVCSPSYDVGFIPHKDVALPQVLQPFALPAGGNDVENRTSLGFWAGHRNSKIRVILARVWENDTELDIANNRINRATGHLVYQKKFYRTKFCICPGGSQVNSARITDSIHYGCIPVILSNYYDLPFNDILDWRKFSVILKENDVYRLKQILKDISNSEFVALHENLVKVQKHFQWNSPPVKYDAFHMVMYDLWLRHHVIKY; encoded by the exons ATGACGGCGGCCAAGTCCgcccaaccaccaccaccttcctcctcctcccccatcAACCTCTCCCTCCGCGGATCTCTCCTCGCTCTCgcaaccctaaccctaatctcCTTCACCTACCTTTCTCTCAATTCCCTCCACTTCCCTCTccaatcctcctcctccactcCCCCTCCCACCCTCCTCTCATCCAAG GTTCTGGAAGAAAGTGATTTGGAGCAACTTTCGGATGTGTATCATTCGGCGGAGGTATTTAGCCTGAATTATGCTGAAATGGAGAGGAGATTCAAGGTGTATATATATCCCGACGGAGACCCCAATACTTTCTACCAGACGCCGAGGAAGTTGACGGGGAAGTACGCGAGCGAGGGATACTTTTTTCAGAATATCAGGGAGTCTGGGTTCCGAACGGAGGATCCGGATCGGGCtgacctcttctttatccctaTCTCGTGCCACAAGATGAGAGGGAAG GGCACATCCTATGAAAACATGACAGTTATTGTCCAAAATTATGTGGAGAGCTTAATATCCAAGTATCCTTACTGGAATAGAACACTGGGTGCAGATCATTTCTTCGTTACTTGTCATGATGTTGGTGTAAGGGCAACTGAAGGACTTCCACTTCTTGTAAAGAATTCGATTCGAGTCGTGTGCTCCCCAAGCTATGATGTTGGATTTATTCCACACAAAGATGTTGCTCTCCCTCAAGTGCTGCAGCCGTTCGCTCTTCCAGCTGGGGGAAATGATGTGGAAAACAG GACAAGTCTAGGTTTTTGGGCAGGCCATAGGAACTCCAAAATCAGAGTTATACTCGCACGAGTATGGGAAAATGATACCGAACTTGATATCGCAAACAACAGAATAAACAGGGCCACTGGACATCTGGTAtaccaaaagaaattttataggACTAAGTTCTGTATATGTCCTGGTGGTTCTCAGGTCAACAGTGCTCGAATAACTGATTCAATCCATTATGGTTGCATTCCTG TGATATTGTCTAATTATTATGACCTTCCATTCAATGACATTCTCGATTGGCGAAAATTTTCGGTCATACTCAAGGAGAATGATGTGTATCGGCTAAAGCAAATATTGAAGGACATATCTAACTCGGAATTTGTTGCTTTGCACGAGAACCTTGTTAAG GTCCAGAAACACTTCCAGTGGAATTCACCTCCTGTCAAATACGATGCTTTCCATATGGTGATGTATGACCTCTGGTTACGCCACCATGTGATCAAATACTGA